A genomic window from Maylandia zebra isolate NMK-2024a linkage group LG20, Mzebra_GT3a, whole genome shotgun sequence includes:
- the LOC143414350 gene encoding gonadotropin subunit beta-2-like, giving the protein MEDWVKDPVIKIPFSNVYQHVCTYRDLYYKTFELPACPPGVDPIVTYPVALSCHCGRCAMDTSDCTFESLQPDFCMNDIPFYY; this is encoded by the coding sequence GACCCTGTCATCAAGATACCATTCAGCAATGTGTACCAGCATGTGTGCACATACCGGGACCTGTACTATAAAACATTTGAGCTTCCCGCCTGCCCACCTGGTGTAGACCCGATCGTCACCTACCCTGTGGCTTTGAGTTGCCACTGCGGTCGCTGTGCCATGGACACATCTGACTGCACCTTTGAGAGCCTGCAACCTGACTTCTGCATGAATGACATCCCTTTCTACTACTAA
- the LOC143414433 gene encoding secretory phospholipase A2 receptor-like yields MEKALFIIAASGLCAIASKHHYQFVYEQKNWTEALSYCRDKYIDLATIDDMQDVQMLISTVDLSKMTTMTNGNRAWIGLYDDIVGWQWSTSETSEFRNWSPEQPDNQWVIEYCVFMLDGPWFYDPCTNVFRFVCSNNTGSTRTFVFIDIIASWANARSYCRLHYTDLASVRNMTENQEIDDLVPPGIRVWIGLFTESWKWMDGSNSSFTYWQTNEPNGPEPCVAANFEENAKWEDWACGSQKEFVCNVAPVYKEVVKVNLINSGLDLTHPDVMEATLNQIQQKLKEQGVQGDVKLSWRKQSDGSVFHKDEETKKKSIV; encoded by the exons ATGGAAAAAGCTCTGTTCATCATAGCGGCATCAG GCCTGTGTGCCATCGCCTCCAAACATCACTACCAGTTTGTTTATGAAcagaagaactggactgaagcGCTGAGTTACTGCAGAGACAAATACATAGACCTGGCTACTATAGACGACATGCAGGATGTGCAGATGCTGATCAGCACAGTAGATTTAAGCAAAATGACCACCATGACAAACGGCaat AGAGCCTGGATCGGGCTGTATGATGACATCGTTGGCTGGCAGTGGTCAACGTCAGAAACCAGTGAGTTCAGAAACTGGTCACCTGAACAACCAGATAACCAATGGGTTATAGAATACTGCGTATTTATGCTTGATGGACCGTGGTTTTATGACCCTTGTACGAATGTGTTCAGATTCGTCTGCTCTAATAACACAG GGTCGACTAGGACATTTGTCTTCATTGACATTATAGCGTCATGGGCGAACGCCCGGAGCTACTGCAGACTTCATTACACAGACCTGGCCAGTGTGAGGAACATGACAGAGAACCAGGAGATAGATGACCTGGTACCTCCAGGGATAAGGGTGTGGATCGGCCTTTTCACAGAGTCCtggaagtggatggatggaagtaaCTCCTCATTTACATATTGGCAAACAAATGAACCCAATGGACCAGAGCCTTGCGTGGCAGCAAACTttgaagaaaatgcaaaatggGAGGACTGGGCCTGTGGCTCACAGAAGGAGTTTGTTTGCAATGTTG CACCTGTTTACAAGGAAGTGGTGAAAGTGAACCTGATAAACTCCGGTCTGGATCTGACCCACCCTGATGTGATGGAAGCCACGCTGAACCAG atccAACAGAAGCTGAAGGAGCAGGGAGTACAGGGAGACGTCAAACTGAGCTGGAGGAAGCAGTCAGATGGATCGGTCTTCCACAAGGACGAGGAAACGAAGAAGAAGAGCATCGTGTGA